The segment tttgtaacttgaataagtaataaattcagtgatttaacattaaggagtagttacatttacaaCCTGCCCTTTGAGGACCGCCGTGATGTTGATGTGACCCTCGGTGAATATGAGTTTGACACACCCATTCTAGGTGAACAAGGAAGTTTGAGACTATCTGACTCGTGATTGGTCCGaagcagtcacatttttttctctgaccTTCTCTGATTGGCTAGAGGAAGTCACTCAGTTAGGCTACTTCATACAGAGACGTGTGGGCGCCATTTTTAAAGCCAGCGGAAGTTCCCATATATGGCTGCTTGTCCGATAACGTTGAGCCCCTGGTTTGTGGTTCTGATTGTTTCTCATTTAGCGATCAGAGACCCGACAAGATGACGGACTTTGACGCAGAAACCGACTTCCTGGGGGAATGGGGACGTTTTCAGCAGCAGACGTTTTTCTTGCTGTGTCTGACCGTCATCCCCAACGGCTTCGTCAGCCTCTCCATCGTGTTCGTCGCCGACACCCCGCCTCACCGCTGCCTCATCCCCGTAGACGTCAACCTCACCCCGGCGTGGAGGAACAGCAGCATCCCGCTGGAGGAAGACGGCCGCGGCGCGCTGGTACCCAGTCAGTGCCGCAGGTACCTGCTCCGGGACGTCCAGAGCTTCTCGGACAGGGGGCTGCTGCCCGGCGTGGACGTCAACCTGTCCGGCGTGGCGACAGAGGGCTGCGTGGACGGGTGGGAGTTCGACCGGACGACCTACGAGTCCACCATCAGCACAGAGGTTTGTGGAGCCTGAACGCAACACTCAAGGACCGTGAAGGCAACAGagtttttacaatttttattgtgatttttataataataaaatggtttttatatcatttttattattatttattgttttgttaatttataattttatttttataataataaaacactgagttttcatattatttttacatttattattattattattattattttatttttagtatttttatattattttattatcatgtaCAGTTTGTAAGAATGTGATGTAGTTCAGGATTtactatttgtgtgtgtgtgtgtgtgtgtgtgtgtgtgtgtgtgtgtgtgtgtgtgtgtgtgtgtgtgtgtgtgtgtgtgtgtgtgtgtgtgtgtgtgtgtgtgtgtgtcttgcagTGGGACCTGGTATGTGATGAAACATGGAAGACACCAATGTCTACCTccgtcttcttctgtggtgttctCCTTGGTTCTTTAATTTCAGGACAAGTGTCTGACAGGTAAAGAACAGATGATGTTCTCATCACATCTTTCTTTCTATCAAAGCAAAATATCCATGCACGTACTCGGTTATAACGCATTTTTAACGCATTTTTAACCATCAAAtcctgttgctatggcaacaagTCTTTCACATTGTGAATGACCATGATATTTACCTGGTAAAAGTTTTAACTAAGTGTAGCGTGGGCATTCAGACAgcatgatttgatttatttgatttacgTCTTAGTGTAACTTCTCCAGAGATGTCCTGTATTTGAAGATTCAGTAAAATCCAAATAGCAGCTTCCAGCGTTCCAGAATTTACTTAGCTGTACTTTTGCCTTGACGCTGCATAATCCTAAATGATGTTAAATGGGaactcaaataaataaaaataataaattagtaaattaattaaaaattaataaataaacaataaataagtGTGCATTAAAGTTGAGTCCTTGTACCTTTTGGGGGTCTGACATGATTTTACATTGTTAATACAGTAAGGGACATAACACTGACCCTAGAAAGGATCAATCATTGGAGGTGACGACCTTGCCTGGAAGACAGGAGGTGTTAGAAGCCGGGGGGTAAACATCTGTgttctgtaaaatgtaaatctgttgttGGGATGGGCTTGATGCAGGTACGATTCTTCAGAGAATTCACAACTCTCATTTAGCAGGAAGAGTTTTCTGACATAGTTTgaagatgatgtgtgtgagctgATCAGGTTCACGCTTCAGCTCTGCTTGAGGTCAGCAGAGGTCAAGAGCTAGTAGGAAGTAAAATAGGTCATTCTGGTTCTACTGGTTGAATTTGGATAAGAAATCTTTCGCCCcccaaaaaattacaaataacaCTAAAACAGCTAATATGCCAGCAGACAACCTCCTGCTGTGCTTAAAATAGTTGGATGTGGATATTTAACTAACTCCTAAGAAAAAATACTGGAAtattctgtttgtgtgaatgagggAGGTGGTAAATGAGGGCAGAAAGGATGAGGTTCACTTTGGTGACCTTCATATCAGCCACATTTACCTGCACTCTATCTTTTACAGGTTTGGGAGAAAACCTGTGCTGTTCTTTGCCATTGGAGTCCAGACAGTGTTCGCCTTCATCCAGGTCTTCTCTTCATCCTGGGCCATGTTCTGTGTCATCTTCTTTACTCAAGGAGTGGCACAAGTCTCTCGATATGTATCTGCTTTTGTGCTTGGTACTCGTCCTCTCCCCTCCTGTCTTGTTCTTACTCTGGTGTATTTAGTTACTAActagttacagtattttacacactataaggcgcacctaaaagcctttaatgttctcaaaaaccaacagtgcgccttctaatccagtgcgccttctaatccagtgcgccttctaatccagtgcgctttatgtgTATGacattttgttaatttatttatttgaataggTTATCCATTGATGGTgggccttataatccggtgtgccttatagtacggaaaatactgtaattacaatGCTAAAGATGgtgtatttgatttattttattttgaattgttCTATGTTCTGTTGTGCTAAGGGACAGAGATATTATCCCCACGTGTTCGGACAATTTTCTCCACTGCGGGTataaatcttttcttttgtgtgggGTACATGCTGCTGCCACTGGTGGCTTTCTTCATCAGAGGATGGAGGATGCTTCTCTTAGGCCTCGCCCTGCCAGGCGTATTCTTTCTGCCTCTCTGGTGGTAGgtgggtttgtgtttgtttgtgtgggtcttattttaatattcattatcTTGGGTTGAATTCACACACTTCCATGGAGGCCTCTGTAGTGACGACACTAAGAATAGCTTTAACACAAACTGTTGTAAAAATACTTGAATGGATATTTCCCGCAAATCTTTATTCATACACATTTTACAGACTAAACATATAGATGGCCCTTCTGAATGTGCCTGAATATCTGACAATCAGCAATAGGCTGCAGAGCTCTGCTGCATACACTATGTGATCTATTCAATGTTTCCATGTCTGCAATGCTTCCGTTCAAATATAGTGTCTTTATCTCTGATCCAGTTTCTCACCAAAATCAAAATCTGTAGCAGAAGTAACGTCTTATTTACTCTCCATTTATGTTTCAAATGATTCAGcagtaaaacattaaaagattCATGAGCAAAAAGTATGGTAGCAGTAGAAAAGGATGTGATCAGTAAATACAAAGCAGCAAACACGCATCAGGTactcatcgtgtgtgtgtgtgtgtgtgtgtgtgtgtgtgtgtgtgtgtgtgatgctgcacTGTCAGGACTGTACAGAGTAGTTTATCTGGTTGTTATTTATGTTCATTATCTAAATGTATTAATAGAGAACATGCTGTATGACCACTAGCAATTCTTAATTACAGTCAGATGGAAACTCCTGacgttatttttaaaatgtttcgtGTGAATAAACAAGTTAACACTGATTGCAACAGTCTGACCGCAACAGCATCAACCTGTTGCAACTTCATCAAGACTTTGCATCTCATATGTTTCAAATAAGGAgataatgaaaagagaaaactaGATGTAATTCTGTTGCACAGGATTTCTTCTGTCCCATGAGTCTGAACATTTTCTCCCTATTGTATAATAACGAGACAGGTGCGTCACAGAATCTCCTCGATGGCTGCTGTCTCAGGGCAGAGTCGAGGAGGCGGAGGCCATCGTGAAACAGGCTGCCAAAAGGAACCGAACTGAGCCGCCTGCAGTCATCTTTGGTCCTTTGCATGTGAGATATCAGTGAAAGTCGTCCTTCTGCAAGTGCAGAAACACAAAGGTGTTGTGCACCCTGCTGTATATTGTGGTAACATTTGTTTGgggttataaaataaattagacTTTAGGTCTTTGGTGATCTGGATAGCATCTGCAATCTGAAGAGCGACTTCAGATTGCAGTCGGATTACTAGTTTCATCACaaagttacagtattttatgtTAAATCTAATTTTTGTTGCATTTCTGTGTTACTGATTGGTTTTCATGTAGTTTAAGAGTAATTTTCTTAAAATGATGTTTCAGCATGCTTTGTAAGAAACAAGAATTAGCACATCAGATGATGTCTGATAGCTAAATGTTATGACGGATGTGCTCGCtaagtgtttttctgtttgtcacgCTCTGCTGTCCCACAGAAAGAACATAAAACCGAGAGGAGGAAGGCCCACAACATCTGTGACCTTCTCCGGACTGGAAACATCCGCTGGCTGTCTCTCACACTGTGGGTCGTCTGGTGAGTCCCCGCTGTCCCTGCTGACCCCCACATTCAGACAGTGACCCCgcgtacacacaaacacacacctaaccATACATATGCAGACGTGCTGCAAGTGCGCAGCACAGCTTCAGCCCGTTCACACATCACCTTCGACCGAATTTCAGTCCATCACACTAACAACAAATAATGACCTGTCATGTGCTGTGAAGTATGAAAAAAAGGCCCAAATCAGGTTTATGTAACTTCACAGCATGCCTGTACTTTTCTCCTTCTCATTTCTTTGCCAAGTCTGAACACAgtttcagttgtgtttggtTAAGAAACACTTCTATTCAGTCTTATAGTAGGATTTGTGTTAACCCTTCATAACTGATGTGACTGAACAGATAAGTACCAAGTTGATTTTCAAACTATACATTCTGTATGTATTTCAATCATATCCCATAGACATGCCTTTTAGTATTttgaattttacattatttaaggACAGGCCTGGGATGCTAGTCTCTCTTGTTTAGCCGATGCGAACTTTGCACACAGGTCAGTCTTATGATGAACATCCTCAACTGGCTTCGTGTGGTAATAATGCAGATTGTTTTCTACACTTCCGATGCTCCTAGTTTGTTGGGCTTTTTAGATTTCTAGTGTttcctgtattttgttttttctcttgaacTTTTCCTGTTGGTCTGTTCCCTGtcttgagttgttttttttttttaagcaattgTAGGATTTTTTTCGTTCAATTAAATCATGAGCGGGAGCTGCTCCTCTGGTGAAAGGCTCAGCCGCTTGTTGTCCTTATTTTTGAAGTTTATCCCAATTTTCTATAGTCAAACCCCCCcaaaactacaaaaaacaacaacaaacaaacatgggagAAGGTTATGTTTTGCTGTTGGTGAGTTCCAGTCATAGAGGTCATGGTGGGTCATTTAGACCCAGTCACTGAACTTCAGACACTTGTTAGAACACATCTCTACTCTGGGGCAGAGCTTCGCCCAGATAGAAGCTGAGTGGTGTGGAAGCAGTTCAGTGCTTATATACACCCTTAAAGTCCATTTGACAGCAGGGAGGTCATCATGGGATGTCAGCTTGCTCCACCTCTGCGATGCCTGTGGGGGCAGTAACAGCTTTGAAACAGACATTGATGTCCGTCTGAAAGGGTTAAGTTCACCAAGAGAATGAACGGTCGTGTTGGAGTTCAGAAATCCAAAATGAGCTGAAAGAAGGGAGTGACTTTCAAGTGTCTTCTTCACTATGAGTGTGAAAGGTTGTGTAGATATCTATAATCCACCACAACTTGCACAGATACAGTGTTTTCTgcaatataaggcgcactgcaaattaaagacttttaggtgcatcttatagtgcggaaaacactGTAATTACATCTaagctgttttcttttataACACCTTTAAAGTATTTAAACCTTTTTCCCAACTAAGCTTTTGACCTGAGAAAGAAGTTAAAGCTTTGCTATCAGGGCGCTGAATTTCTGGAATGACCTGCCTGAGGACgtctcatgtttttttaaaaatcttaaatTAGTTAAGGTTCTATAatattcattacattttcaaattCTGTCCCTTTGAATAGTTTAATTttatcagactttttttttcctctgtgaaGCTTTTTGTACTTTGTTTTAATAAGTTCTATATACACACCAGTTTATATGTAGCTTTCATTCTAAAGGTTGTTTATTTTACAACAGGTCAAAGTCAATTTTTTTATACCGCCATTTAAAACCAAAGCCTTTGTATGAAGGTACCTCACCATAATCTACTATAACTGACATAATGATGGTACATAAATACAAGTGGCAGAGAATAAATGTCTTCATGCTTGATATTTATTCCCACAGGAACAGCTTGACCATCAGCTACTACGTCCTGTCCCTGAACACGGCCAACCTTCACGGTAACGCGTACTTcaactgtttcctgtctgctgcgGTGGAGATCCCAGCGTACATGCTGTCATGGGTCATGTTCCGCTGGTGCTCCAGAAGACTCAGCCTCTTCTCCACCCTCTTCATGGGAGGACTGGTTATACTTCTCACACAGATAATACCAGCAAGTAGGACACCTGATAAAACCCAGTCCTAGTTCTCCCCCGTAGCCCGACCACTTGCCCCTAACCTTCCCtattttttctgctgctgtatttcCTCTAGATCTGATGTATATCGCCGTAATGCTGGAGATGATCGGGAAATTCTCAGTGACTACAGCCTTTTCTGTCATGTATGCGTACACGGCTGAAGTCTACCCGACGGTTTTGAGGAACACAGCGTTGGGCACTTGCTCCATGGCCTCCAGAATAGGCAGCATCATTGCTCCATACATCATTTATCTAAGTAAGGATGCTCTTCTGCACACACATTATTCAAATGTTTCTCATGACTCTGGGCTGCATGCAGGCAAAGCTACAAATACCTGACTGCAGCTCACTGTCTACCTTTTTACTGAGGATGGAGGAACATACTGTACCAATCTCTATATCAATTCAGTAAGCTGTATTATCTGTTTCCATAAATAGAATCAATGATTAATCATTAAATCATTAAGTGGATTAAGTTATGAGTttgctgaattattttttctgtcagaaGTTGCAATattgtttcagagaaaaatgAATGTGATGTCCTCATAGTGGATAATCCTCAATCAGCTATAAATATATTCAAGTATTTTGCTATCTTTATCAGATACTCATTGTACTCATAAAGTGCTGAAGATACTATTGCAGGATAAACTTAATTCGCTGATATAAAAGAGATTGCCTTTTGAGGGAGGTGGATCACATTTAGCGGTGCTGTGGGAACACCTGCTTCTTGATTTACTTTAGTTTCTTTAATTACAATATGCATCCATGATATCTTCGGACTCAGGCGTTCATCTCTGAACAAATGGCCTTTTATTAATTCCATATTTCAGTCAGACATCAAATGTGTGAACTAGCTATAACTACCTTTATACACATTTATGTGTAGATTTATATTCTTATAATGTAGAGTGATGGcacataaatgaaaaagagatcCGTTTAGTTGAaataaaactatattttatgtAGCTACTGAAGCTTCAGTGTTTCACTCATGAAATAATCTGGATTTCCTCAATATCAGTAGTTTGTCACTTTAATTCCcggcatctgcagccctacgagggcacaagtcagtgtcaactgtaggccggtcccaagcccagataaatgcagagggatGCTGCAAGGAGGGCATCCAGTATAAAAAACTTTGTGCAGGTGGAAGAAGTGATTTGACGCACTATTAAGAAAAACGTGCAGTAACACAGCGTCAGAAACAAGAGGCTGACTAGAAGCTGGTGCTTCTACAGAATCCAAAGCACAGGAACAGAACATGCtagaacaaacaaaagcagTCTTGATCCCAGGCATCAGGTTGGACAGACCAGTTGATGAAAATCCAAAAGCTTTCAGTTGAAattgaaaagatgaaaagttTATTTTACGATCAAGTCGCTAGGGTTTAAATGACCAACACGGCAACATCAAATTTGTTCAAGTCTCCCCAGCTTTAGTTTTTAACTGCTTTACGATACCATTGTGGCCGGAGTTGTTTTTCACCGCCTCCTGCTTTGGTGTGTTGCCACAGGAAGCTATTCGGTTTCATTGCCTTACATCCTCATTGGAAGCCTTACAGTTCTGTCAGCGTTGCTGAGTCTCCTGCTGCCCGAGAGCTACGGAATGCCTCTTCCTGATACAATCACTCACATGCAAGACTTTCCTGGGTAAGACTGAATCCTCTCTGTCATGACGCATCCCACAAACCAATTCTACTGCTTTTTAGATGTGATGTTTCCTTGCTTTGGTTCGAGTAAGTTTGTTGAGGTTCCATTTTCTATCATTAAGAATTAAAATCCTCCCTTTCAAAATGTTAGGTCTTCATATATTCTTATTCCTGATTTTGTCAATGACAATTTTCTATTCAAGGTCTTACCGTTTTCTTGTGGtacttgatttaaaaaacaaaacaaaaccaataacATTATTTTGTGCTCCATGAATGTCATTTCTACATTGTTTtacatgaataatttaatttaagatGATGCAAGATGAAATGCATGCAAAAATGTTTGGTTAATTTGTAGAGTTGCGATCCTTCACTAGATAAATTaatccactagatggcagccAAGTGGCTTATGTACTGTGGTTTGGCTGGACAATAAACACAATGCAGCaggtggacatttttaaaatgtgtgccATCCATATTCATAAAGTctcccaaaaaataaaaaatccatagGAAGGGATAAAAGATGCCTTTTTGTATCCAGAACTGTTTTAAAAGCTAAACATAAATGTACATATACACTTATCTTCCCTAACTAGTatctatgttttttttctttagtattAATAGTCTTTCTGTAGATCATTTTTAGAGCGTTATTTCCTAatctgtgtctgtctttttgtttatttgtctgttcttgttttcaTATATAGAAAAAAAGTCACAAGTCTAACAGCAAACCACAACTGACACCCTGTGGTGGAAAGTGCAATGACAGATATTCTAATGTATAGTTTAACATTCATGgatcctttttttgttttgtttttttttgttaacagcTTGATGATGTTAAAAAGAACAGACTGTGACATTTTTTGTgcattgtttaaatgtttaaaatattttttatttgactttagATGTTGTCAGAAGACGCCTTACAAACTCACACAAACTGAGGAAGCGGAAACTGGTGCTGAAAGGAAGTCTCCTGTTGTCTCCTGAACCACGAACACCAGCGATACCCTGCTAAACAATCAGCGGCTCTGATCATGTGACCCCTGGTTTAGTGAAATGTGacttcagaggaagaggaatatCACCATTATTAAAATCATATCATAGGACCTACGAATAACATGGTTCAAAACTCACATACGGTATTAAGCATGTCTACCactgtaaaatatgaaaatcataaaataataaaagtaggTTTATACTATGCTTAATATAAAATAGTTCTGCTACTGCCTTGAAATCTGGTCACATTTGGGATTGTCTGTCACCTACAGCCtcatatttcacatttcaatATGACGattgagtttgtttttatttaattcttttcaaaatgtaatttagtatgaataaaatattttaactttgGCAATAAATCTGGAGAGATTTTTATATCCTTAAGACATGCCTGAAGTTTATTTGGATAATTTtgactggattttattttattgtctcaAATTCTGAGACATGATGAAGGATTAGCagagttcagtaaaaaaaaaaaaaaaggttctttaGATTGGGGATTTCCAGGAAGCAGCTGACGCAGGTGGGATGTGGAGTGGAGACAGCAGAGGATTATCGAACTTTACCACTTCCTGATGAATGGCCCTTTTAGGGTCAGTGAATTGCCTCCGACTGGATGTTCAACCCTTCAGCTGAAGCTGTGAATACGACCTCAacctccacagacacacagtctcCCCAAACTTCAATATCAACATCCAACAAGGTTCCCAGTGCAGGTATGAGCACATTCAATCACAAACATGGAGAAGTCTAACAGCATCACATCAAATATTTCATAAATGAGCAGATGATAATTCTATCAAGAATCAAGAATAATTCAAATCCAAAAGTAAATGAGGAACTCCTGCCATCA is part of the Antennarius striatus isolate MH-2024 chromosome 13, ASM4005453v1, whole genome shotgun sequence genome and harbors:
- the LOC137606160 gene encoding organic cation/carnitine transporter 2-like, which encodes MTDFDAETDFLGEWGRFQQQTFFLLCLTVIPNGFVSLSIVFVADTPPHRCLIPVDVNLTPAWRNSSIPLEEDGRGALVPSQCRRYLLRDVQSFSDRGLLPGVDVNLSGVATEGCVDGWEFDRTTYESTISTEWDLVCDETWKTPMSTSVFFCGVLLGSLISGQVSDRFGRKPVLFFAIGVQTVFAFIQVFSSSWAMFCVIFFTQGVAQVSRYVSAFVLGTEILSPRVRTIFSTAGINLFFCVGYMLLPLVAFFIRGWRMLLLGLALPGVFFLPLWWCVTESPRWLLSQGRVEEAEAIVKQAAKRNRTEPPAVIFGPLHKEHKTERRKAHNICDLLRTGNIRWLSLTLWVVWNSLTISYYVLSLNTANLHGNAYFNCFLSAAVEIPAYMLSWVMFRWCSRRLSLFSTLFMGGLVILLTQIIPANLMYIAVMLEMIGKFSVTTAFSVMYAYTAEVYPTVLRNTALGTCSMASRIGSIIAPYIIYLRSYSVSLPYILIGSLTVLSALLSLLLPESYGMPLPDTITHMQDFPGCCQKTPYKLTQTEEAETGAERKSPVVS